The following are encoded together in the Aquificaceae bacterium genome:
- the pdxA gene encoding 4-hydroxythreonine-4-phosphate dehydrogenase PdxA, translating into MVKIGITIGDPAGVGPELIVRLSRYFDPQKAYIIYGEKKIIQAVKRELSVDFEFSEIYTVEEIKSPGVYIADLNISETDRPLPSLTSGKVAVAYLGRAVVDAVYGKLQGLLTMPINKFWAKLAGFSYEGQTEFLAQACNVREYAMLMYSEKLKVVPFTTHIPLREVPERIRKDDIVKKVKLIDREFKRLFGIEPVVGILGLNPHAGDMGAIGEEDMKEIAPAVEALKEEGYKVEGPLSPDSAFLNINYDVYLCMYHDQGLIPFKMLAFREGVNLTLGIPFVRTSPDHGVAYDIAWKGIADEGPSLNALRLCERLAEKVWE; encoded by the coding sequence ATGGTAAAAATCGGTATAACAATAGGCGACCCTGCGGGAGTGGGACCTGAGCTCATAGTGAGACTTTCCAGATACTTTGACCCTCAAAAGGCATACATAATATACGGAGAGAAGAAGATAATACAAGCGGTCAAAAGGGAGCTAAGTGTGGACTTTGAATTTTCAGAGATATACACGGTAGAGGAGATTAAATCTCCTGGTGTATATATAGCGGACTTAAACATAAGCGAAACAGATAGACCATTGCCATCTCTAACCTCGGGTAAAGTGGCGGTTGCATACTTGGGAAGGGCGGTGGTGGATGCTGTTTATGGAAAACTGCAAGGGCTTTTGACCATGCCTATAAACAAATTCTGGGCAAAGCTGGCAGGGTTTTCCTATGAGGGTCAAACGGAGTTTTTAGCTCAGGCTTGCAATGTGAGAGAGTATGCTATGCTTATGTATTCAGAGAAGTTAAAGGTAGTGCCCTTTACCACACATATACCTCTAAGAGAAGTGCCAGAGAGAATAAGGAAGGACGACATCGTTAAGAAGGTAAAGCTAATAGACAGAGAGTTCAAAAGACTTTTTGGAATTGAGCCAGTAGTTGGCATTCTTGGTCTTAACCCCCATGCGGGTGATATGGGGGCTATAGGGGAAGAGGATATGAAAGAGATTGCACCTGCGGTAGAGGCTCTAAAGGAAGAAGGCTACAAGGTTGAAGGTCCTCTATCTCCGGATAGTGCCTTTTTGAACATAAACTACGATGTTTATCTGTGTATGTATCACGACCAAGGGCTTATACCTTTTAAAATGCTCGCCTTCAGGGAAGGTGTGAATTTAACGCTTGGAATACCCTTTGTGAGAACCTCTCCAGACCATGGAGTAGCCTATGACATAGCTTGGAAGGGTATAGCGGATGAAGGTCCATCTCTTAATGCCCTCAGGTTATGTGAAAGGTTGGCAGAAAAGGTATGGGAATAA
- a CDS encoding CoA-binding protein, with translation MKELHHPHQDDALQVLKESKVVAVVGISPDPERPSYYVTERLISKGLHRVYLVNPKYAGQEILGIKVLSSLSEVPEPIDIVNVFRNPAHIEPIFEEALKVGAKYVWLQPGCENLEVIEKYKDKIGVVWNACIGVEAGYL, from the coding sequence ATGAAGGAACTTCATCATCCACATCAAGACGACGCTCTGCAAGTATTAAAAGAGTCAAAGGTTGTGGCGGTAGTTGGTATATCCCCAGACCCAGAAAGACCTTCATACTACGTGACCGAAAGGCTCATATCAAAAGGTTTGCACAGAGTCTATCTTGTAAACCCCAAGTATGCAGGGCAGGAGATACTGGGCATTAAGGTGCTATCCTCCCTTTCCGAAGTGCCAGAGCCCATAGACATTGTAAATGTCTTTAGAAACCCAGCACATATAGAACCCATCTTTGAGGAAGCACTTAAAGTAGGTGCCAAGTATGTGTGGCTACAACCCGGTTGTGAAAATTTAGAGGTCATAGAAAAGTATAAGGACAAGATAGGTGTGGTTTGGAACGCATGTATAGGTGTTGAGGCTGGATATTTGTAA
- the proB gene encoding glutamate 5-kinase — translation MVLLVKIGSNLIQTQEGDIDLSFLSRLARDIKKLRDMGHKTLIVSSGAVLCGVKKLNLSHRPTDLYTKQAVAGVGQAYLMHLYDMVFSNYGLTVGQALLTADIFKDKEKFENAKNALSSMLSLGIVPVINENDTVAISELLFGDNDFLAIHTAYMMKADLIVIFSTAGGLLDHEGRVVPVVEDVDKVLHLVRGVNSQFGTGGMLSKITASRIAVRLGIPVVITGKEDSLPDILEGRTTGTYFKPSEKPLKEGKKALAMLEEPKGAIYIDEGAYTAIKQGKSLLPAGIKKVEGSFQRGDVVVLYDERGFLVGKGKVNFSSEEVRKIIGKKGKEVKDLLKTSIEEVVHTDRLVIF, via the coding sequence ATGGTTCTTTTGGTGAAGATAGGCTCAAACCTCATACAAACGCAAGAGGGAGATATAGACCTTAGCTTCCTTTCAAGGCTTGCAAGGGATATAAAAAAGCTAAGGGATATGGGTCACAAGACCCTTATAGTATCTTCGGGTGCAGTGCTCTGTGGAGTAAAAAAGCTAAACCTTTCTCATAGACCCACAGACCTCTACACAAAGCAGGCGGTCGCAGGAGTAGGACAGGCTTACCTTATGCATCTATATGACATGGTCTTTTCCAACTATGGGCTTACGGTAGGTCAGGCTCTTCTTACCGCAGACATATTTAAGGATAAGGAAAAGTTTGAAAACGCAAAGAATGCTCTAAGCAGTATGCTATCCCTTGGCATAGTGCCTGTTATAAATGAAAACGATACGGTAGCCATATCGGAGCTACTTTTTGGAGACAACGACTTCCTTGCAATTCACACCGCGTATATGATGAAAGCGGACCTCATAGTCATCTTTTCTACCGCAGGAGGTTTGCTGGACCATGAAGGAAGGGTAGTCCCCGTAGTGGAAGATGTGGACAAAGTTCTTCACCTCGTTAGGGGCGTAAACTCCCAGTTTGGCACTGGAGGTATGTTAAGCAAGATAACCGCATCAAGGATAGCGGTAAGGCTTGGTATACCAGTGGTCATAACAGGTAAGGAAGATAGCCTACCTGATATACTTGAAGGTAGGACTACAGGCACATACTTTAAACCCTCTGAAAAACCTCTCAAAGAGGGAAAAAAAGCCCTTGCCATGCTTGAAGAGCCAAAGGGTGCCATATACATAGATGAGGGTGCATACACGGCGATAAAACAGGGTAAGAGCCTTCTCCCTGCAGGTATAAAGAAGGTGGAAGGTAGCTTTCAAAGAGGAGACGTGGTAGTGCTATACGATGAAAGAGGCTTTCTTGTGGGGAAGGGAAAGGTAAACTTTAGCTCGGAAGAGGTTCGCAAGATTATAGGCAAAAAAGGAAAAGAGGTAAAGGATTTACTGAAAACTTCCATTGAAGAAGTGGTGCATACAGATAGGCTCGTTATATTCTAA
- the kdsA gene encoding 3-deoxy-8-phosphooctulonate synthase encodes MLIIAGPCVIESERVIMQTAEHIKRLSEEFRDFEFVFKSSFDKANRSSHRSFRGPGLEAGLRVLQRVKEEFGLKITTDVHETWQVKPTAEVVDIVQIPAFLCRQTDLILEAGRSGKPVNVKKGQFLAPWDAKNIVEKLKFAGAVDYYITERGVSFGYNNLVVDFRSLVIMREFTKVIFDATHSVQLPGGAGDRSAGQREFVIPLIRAAVAVGVDGLFMETHPDPDRALSDGPNMIPLYQLREVLETVQRILSAVPSTSRG; translated from the coding sequence ATGCTTATTATAGCGGGTCCATGTGTTATAGAAAGCGAAAGGGTTATTATGCAAACCGCAGAGCATATAAAAAGGCTCTCAGAGGAGTTTAGAGACTTTGAGTTTGTTTTTAAGTCTTCCTTTGACAAGGCTAACAGAAGCTCCCACAGGTCTTTTAGAGGTCCTGGGCTTGAGGCTGGGCTAAGAGTCTTACAGAGGGTAAAGGAAGAGTTTGGTCTAAAGATAACCACTGATGTGCATGAAACTTGGCAGGTAAAGCCTACCGCAGAGGTGGTGGATATAGTGCAGATTCCCGCCTTTTTGTGTAGGCAGACAGACCTTATCTTAGAAGCGGGCAGAAGTGGAAAGCCTGTAAATGTGAAAAAGGGTCAGTTCCTTGCACCCTGGGATGCAAAAAATATTGTGGAGAAGCTCAAGTTTGCAGGGGCTGTGGACTACTACATAACAGAGAGGGGTGTGAGTTTTGGATACAACAACCTTGTGGTGGACTTTAGAAGTTTGGTGATAATGAGGGAGTTTACAAAGGTTATATTTGACGCAACCCATAGCGTTCAGCTTCCCGGTGGTGCAGGAGACAGGTCTGCAGGACAGAGAGAGTTTGTAATTCCTCTAATTCGTGCCGCTGTTGCAGTGGGTGTGGACGGTCTTTTTATGGAAACCCACCCAGACCCAGACAGGGCTCTGTCTGATGGTCCTAATATGATACCTCTTTATCAGCTAAGGGAGGTTCTTGAGACGGTTCAACGCATTCTTAGTGCGGTCCCTTCCACCTCAAGGGGGTAA
- the purF gene encoding amidophosphoribosyltransferase: MCGIFGVFNAQHAERYAFYGIYALQHRGQESVGIAVSDYDSVKVVKKPGLVLEAIRKEDLQNMFGYLAIAHVRYSTAGDSGGVNSQPIVRETSLGVCAVVHNGNLVNYLPLRAELEAKGVRLFHTSDTELFLALLEEGEFVPENIDLHPSDRDLLPKVFYVLSRVKGAYSLIYLFKDRLVAIRDPMGFRPLLMGRLKDTILFASESCAFDILGGELWREVKPGEVVVVDQQGIRSYFPLRSERRAMCIFELVYFSKPESFVFDNWVYKARKRMGELLAYEDQVQADVVVPVPDSGIVPAIGYSQVKGLPFELGIIRNHYVGRSFIEPTQELRDIKVLMKLNPNKAVLEGKRVVVIDDSLVRGTTSKKIVSMLRRAGAREVHMRIASPPVIGPCYYGIDTPTRDELIANRMSVEDIRRFIGADSLKYLSLESLRSVVESPQDFCDACFSNHYPLEVEGTALRMR, from the coding sequence ATGTGTGGAATTTTTGGAGTTTTTAACGCACAGCATGCGGAAAGATACGCCTTTTATGGCATATACGCACTTCAACACAGAGGACAAGAAAGTGTTGGTATAGCGGTTTCTGACTACGATAGCGTAAAGGTAGTGAAAAAGCCAGGTCTTGTGCTTGAAGCCATTAGAAAAGAAGACCTCCAAAACATGTTTGGATACCTCGCTATAGCTCATGTAAGGTATTCCACTGCGGGAGACTCTGGAGGTGTAAACTCCCAGCCTATTGTAAGAGAAACTTCCTTAGGAGTATGTGCGGTAGTTCACAATGGGAATTTGGTCAACTACCTTCCTCTAAGGGCGGAGCTTGAAGCTAAGGGTGTAAGGCTCTTTCATACCTCAGACACGGAGCTTTTCCTTGCCTTGCTTGAGGAGGGAGAGTTTGTGCCAGAAAACATAGACCTACATCCCTCTGATAGAGACCTTCTTCCAAAGGTCTTTTATGTGCTTTCAAGGGTGAAGGGTGCTTATAGCCTTATCTATCTTTTCAAGGACAGGCTTGTGGCAATAAGAGACCCTATGGGCTTTAGACCCCTTTTGATGGGAAGGCTAAAAGATACCATTCTCTTTGCCTCTGAAAGCTGTGCCTTTGATATATTGGGTGGAGAGCTATGGAGGGAGGTAAAGCCGGGAGAGGTGGTGGTAGTAGACCAGCAGGGTATAAGGAGCTACTTTCCCCTTAGGTCTGAAAGGAGGGCTATGTGCATTTTTGAGCTTGTATACTTTTCAAAGCCAGAGAGCTTTGTTTTTGATAACTGGGTATACAAGGCACGCAAAAGGATGGGAGAGCTACTTGCCTATGAGGACCAGGTGCAGGCGGACGTGGTTGTCCCAGTCCCCGACTCTGGGATAGTGCCTGCCATAGGATACTCTCAGGTAAAGGGTCTTCCCTTTGAGCTCGGTATTATTAGAAATCACTATGTGGGTAGGAGCTTTATAGAACCTACGCAGGAGCTAAGGGACATAAAGGTGCTTATGAAGTTAAACCCCAACAAGGCAGTGCTTGAAGGTAAAAGGGTAGTGGTTATTGACGACTCTCTTGTGAGAGGGACTACTTCAAAGAAGATAGTTAGTATGCTAAGGCGTGCGGGAGCAAGAGAGGTGCATATGCGTATAGCGTCTCCACCAGTTATAGGACCCTGCTACTACGGAATAGATACACCCACAAGGGATGAGCTTATTGCTAACAGAATGAGCGTGGAGGACATAAGAAGGTTCATAGGTGCGGACTCTCTTAAATACCTTTCTCTTGAGAGCTTAAGGTCTGTGGTGGAAAGCCCTCAGGATTTCTGCGATGCCTGTTTTAGCAACCATTACCCCCTTGAGGTGGAAGGGACCGCACTAAGAATGCGTTGA
- a CDS encoding 50S ribosomal protein L11 methyltransferase, giving the protein MTQKHKKYVYRLEPESFYQFLLEYGKGVEILSEGESFVEFALYEPYEGLEPLEVFEVEVLPPEKVFRARRLGKFMVLPSWIKPVVIRQGVAFGTGLHATTRLCLGLLQEYLQEGWSVLDVGTGTGILAIACKKLRAGRVLAIDIDPLAVQECVHNAKENCVEIECRHAKPEDIKETFDLLVANLELEIFKRELPYLMKLFKKIGIFSGLYGKEDLRAFLDLLGLRPAKIKRLENWYGVVVVR; this is encoded by the coding sequence ATGACGCAAAAACACAAGAAGTATGTCTACAGGCTTGAACCAGAGAGCTTTTATCAGTTTCTCTTAGAGTATGGAAAGGGTGTGGAAATACTTTCAGAAGGTGAGTCCTTTGTGGAGTTTGCACTCTATGAACCCTATGAAGGGCTTGAACCCTTAGAGGTTTTTGAGGTAGAAGTCCTCCCGCCAGAAAAGGTTTTCAGAGCTCGCAGGCTGGGAAAGTTTATGGTTTTGCCTTCTTGGATAAAGCCTGTGGTTATAAGACAGGGAGTAGCCTTTGGCACAGGGCTACATGCTACCACTCGTCTCTGTCTTGGTCTTCTCCAAGAGTATTTGCAAGAGGGTTGGTCTGTTTTGGATGTGGGAACTGGCACAGGCATACTTGCCATAGCCTGCAAAAAACTAAGAGCTGGCAGGGTCCTTGCCATAGACATAGACCCCCTTGCTGTCCAAGAATGTGTGCATAACGCCAAAGAGAACTGCGTTGAGATTGAATGTAGGCATGCCAAACCAGAGGACATAAAGGAAACCTTTGACCTCCTTGTGGCAAACCTTGAGTTAGAAATATTCAAAAGGGAGCTTCCGTATCTTATGAAACTCTTCAAAAAGATTGGCATTTTTTCTGGACTTTATGGAAAAGAAGACCTAAGGGCTTTTCTTGACCTACTTGGTCTAAGACCTGCTAAAATAAAAAGGTTGGAAAACTGGTATGGCGTTGTGGTGGTGCGATGA
- a CDS encoding M23 family metallopeptidase, with protein MRYRYRLEERREKRLGLIRLIRRLAIFSLVLIMFYTLFIFTGGKPSISEEDLKALSLIPSEKTFTLRTSKPIKEIRIYAEQEGQKREIYQAKLSEPSKEISFTLRAKETGLKDGNARLHVKISSGFLQSRSYSFDALVDTIPPRFSLVSYLSSPTLGGTSAIKIRTEEEVDAFVLIGQYEYRLYPLGDGYYFGLFPIRLDQQDLNSITVVVKDKAGNRTQQTLSLRVRSVKFKEDKITIDDNFINGVIYPLLGEEGKGLEPLEAFKRVNELWRQRDIARLEEIGRKSEPRVLWEGAFLQLPRSKVLAGYGEIRHYYYNGQKVSESRHMGFDFASVERAQVPASNSGVVVFAGDLGIYGNTVVIDHGMGLMSLYGHLSEISVKEGQYVKKGEVIGRTGKTGLALGDHLHFGILVQGYEVNPLQWLDPKWIRNNILSVLEAR; from the coding sequence ATGAGATACAGATATAGACTTGAAGAAAGAAGGGAAAAAAGGTTGGGACTTATAAGGCTTATAAGGAGGCTGGCAATTTTTTCTCTTGTCCTTATAATGTTCTACACACTTTTTATCTTTACAGGTGGAAAACCAAGCATATCGGAAGAAGACCTAAAGGCTCTATCCCTTATACCTTCGGAAAAAACCTTTACTCTTCGAACCAGTAAACCCATAAAGGAAATAAGGATTTACGCAGAGCAAGAAGGTCAAAAAAGGGAGATATATCAAGCAAAACTCTCAGAACCTTCAAAGGAAATAAGTTTTACCCTTAGAGCAAAGGAAACAGGTCTCAAAGATGGCAATGCAAGACTTCACGTGAAGATTTCTTCAGGCTTTTTACAGAGTAGGAGCTATTCCTTTGATGCCCTTGTAGATACCATACCCCCAAGGTTTAGCCTTGTCTCTTATCTATCCTCTCCCACACTGGGTGGAACTTCCGCCATAAAGATAAGGACGGAAGAGGAGGTTGATGCTTTCGTTCTTATAGGACAGTATGAGTATAGGCTATATCCTCTTGGTGATGGATACTATTTTGGTCTCTTTCCCATAAGGCTTGACCAGCAAGACTTGAACAGTATTACAGTAGTAGTAAAAGACAAGGCTGGAAACCGCACTCAACAAACTCTGTCCTTAAGGGTAAGGAGCGTAAAGTTTAAGGAGGACAAGATAACCATAGATGATAACTTCATAAACGGGGTTATATACCCCCTTCTTGGAGAGGAAGGTAAGGGACTTGAGCCTTTGGAAGCCTTCAAGAGAGTAAACGAGTTATGGAGACAAAGAGATATAGCAAGACTTGAGGAGATAGGCAGGAAAAGTGAGCCAAGGGTCCTTTGGGAAGGTGCCTTTTTACAACTGCCAAGGAGCAAGGTGCTTGCAGGTTATGGAGAAATAAGACACTACTACTATAATGGGCAAAAGGTCAGTGAAAGTAGGCACATGGGCTTTGACTTTGCTTCTGTGGAGAGGGCACAAGTGCCAGCAAGCAACTCGGGAGTGGTGGTCTTTGCTGGAGACCTTGGCATATATGGAAACACGGTGGTAATAGACCACGGCATGGGTCTTATGAGCCTTTATGGTCATCTTTCAGAAATTAGCGTAAAAGAAGGACAGTATGTAAAGAAGGGAGAGGTTATAGGAAGAACTGGAAAGACTGGGCTGGCACTGGGAGACCATCTTCACTTTGGCATATTGGTGCAAGGCTATGAGGTAAACCCACTTCAATGGCTTGACCCCAAGTGGATAAGAAACAACATACTTTCTGTCCTTGAGGCAAGATGA